One Dermacentor andersoni chromosome 6, qqDerAnde1_hic_scaffold, whole genome shotgun sequence genomic window carries:
- the LOC140218888 gene encoding uncharacterized protein, which produces MHSSLTNPFLFYMQVGKKPSLLSKRSNNLCLLLIPCPPVKEAVKNENSILASRLDHLEDRSRRDNFLFYGITDSPTETWAESETRIRDILSMHFDISIPDTAVSRAHRLGSFSANKTRPIIVMFSAFKIKESILSLRAKLKGSGVSPPYLSPLPPR; this is translated from the exons ATGCATTCGTCGCTCACAAACCCGTTTCTGTTCTACATGCAGGTTGGTAAAAAACCATCACTTCTTAGCAAGCGATCGAACAATCTCTGTTTGCTGCTTATCCCGTGCCCAC CAGTCAAGGAAGCAGTCAAAAACGAAAACAGTATCCTTGCCTCTCGCCTCGACCACCTTGAGGATCGATCAAGGAGGGATAACTTTCTCTTTTACGGTATCACTGACAGTCCCACAGAGACTTGGGCTGAGTCTGAAACCCGAATTCGAGACATACTGTCAATGCATTTCGATATTTCTATTCCAGACACGGCTGTATCTAGAGCGCACCGATTGGGGTCGTTTTCTGCGAATAAAACCCGCCCCATAATTGTTATGTTCTCGGCATTTAAGATTAAAGAAAGCATCCTTTCCTTGAGGGCAAAGCTAAAGGGCTCTGGTGTATCT CCGCCGTACCTGAGTCCGCTGCCGCCCAGGTGA